The sequence below is a genomic window from Oncorhynchus nerka isolate Pitt River linkage group LG7, Oner_Uvic_2.0, whole genome shotgun sequence.
AAGAGAAGAGTTGATGTGATGGAGATAATTCAGTCAGTACTTTAATGATCTATACATGATGTATCCAATAGCCTAcatcagggctgcccaaccctcttcctggagatctactgtcctgtaggttttcagtcttaaccttcttcctggagatctactgtcctgtaggttttcagtcttaaccctcttcctggagatctactgtcctgtaggttttcagtccaaccctcttcctggagatctactgtcctgtaggttttcagtccaacccttcCTGGAGCACTATCTGTAGGTTTTCAGCTAACCTTCTTCCTGGAGATcttgtcctgtaggttttcagtcttAACCCTCTTAGTAGAATCCAGGTTTTCAGTcttaaccctcttcctggagggttgggttttcagtccaaccctaatttagcataTCTGATTCAAGAGGTCTTGTTAGATCACCAGTAGAAAGTTAAAGGGTTGGACTGAATAGATCACCACAACCCACTATAGATcaccaggaagagggttggactgaaaacccacaatACTATAGATCACCAGGAAgaaggttggactgaaaacctacaggacagtagaccaCCAGGAAGAGGGTTATGCAGCCCTGGCCTACAGTTTAGAGAATGTACGTCTTCTCTCTTCCCAGCTGCTCAGATAAAGAGCATGGTGAATCAGCTGGGGACGAGACAAGACACAAGCCAACTGCAGGACCGTCTGTAAGTATtctcaaaatgttttgcttgtacATACGCTGATAAACGTattcatgtacatacagtactagtcaagtttggacacacctactcattccagggttttttctttatttgtactattttctacattgtagaataatagtgaagacatcaaaattatgaactagcacatatggaatcatgtagtaaccaaaaaagtgttaaacaaatcaaaatatgttatgTTTGAGATtattaaaagtagccaccctttgccttgatgacagctttgcagtcgcaaaaatcatcaagggctatgatgaaactggctctcatgaggaccgccacaggaaaggaagacctagagttacctctgctgcagaggataagctcatttgagttaccagcctcagaacttgcaacccaaataaatgcaaATACAATCTGCAGGATaataacccaaaacacacctccaggctgtgtaagggatatttgaccaagaaggagaatgatggagtgctgcatcagttgacctggcgtccacaatcacccgacctcaacccaattgagatggtttgggacgagttggaccgcagagtgaaggaaaagcagcaacaagtgctcagcatatgtgggagctccttcacgactgttggaaaagcattccaggtgatgctgtttgagagaatgccaagtgtgtgcaaagctgtcatcaaggcaaagggtggctactttgaagaatctaaaatatattttgattactgattattgattttttttggttactacataattccatatgtgttatttcatatttgttgtcttcactattattctacaatatagtaaaataaagaaaaacccttgactgagtaggtgagtgcaaacttttgactggtaatgtacttACAGTACATACACTGACAAACTTGTTAATGTGCTGTatacagaacagtgtgtgtgttctatgttTCTCCCTGAGAGTTTAGTATCTCCCTTACTGTTCATGTTCTTTCAGGCAGCACATACAGCACTTTACAAACCAGCTGGCCAAGGAGACCAACAAGCACCTGAAAGACCTGGGCTCCGTCTCACTATCTTCAGCACCTTCAGAGCAGGTTTGTGTGTGGGACGGACATCCCAACAATGACAATGGGAGTTCCTTGAGTAACCTTTTGTGTGTTTGAATGGCTCCAGGTTGAAGTTTCCCATAGGTACAGATCTAGTATCCCCTCTTCCCCGATCCTAACCTTAACCGTTAGTGGGGGAAATGCAAAACTGGCCCAAGATCTAGGGGGGAACTCGGTGCCTGGGGGGGAACTCTGTGCCTGGGGGGAACTCTGTGCCTGGGGGGGACTCGGTGCCTAGGGGGGCTCGGTGCCTAGGGGGAACTCGGTGCCTAGGGGGGGGGACTCGGTGACAGTGACAACTCCTTGACAGGGACAATGTGTTTGAATGACCCATTTCTTCTTCGTCTCAACCCACAGAGGCAACAGAAGATCCAGAAGGACCGGCTGATGAATGAATTCTCCGCTGCCCTCAACAACTTCCAGGCCGTACAGCGCCAGGCAGCACAGAAGGAGAAGGAGTCTGTGGCCAGAGCCAGAGCTGGTTCCCGTCTCTCTGTAAGGCTTTGAAAATACAGATAGAACAATGGCTGGAATGCTGAGTATCATACCATTGGCAGGTTTTCTATGATCATACTTCAAGTGATGTCTGGTTCCTCTCTGTCAGGCTGAAGATGGTGCCTCTGAGGAACAGCTCGTGTCTTTTGATAAGTAGGTTCAAGCTTCTCTGAGGGAGGATGTTTTGATACTTCTCTACTCCAGGATATGGTGCCTGGTTTCTTAAATATTGTTTgtatctccttctctccatacAAGTGTTTCTTCGCTCTTTCTTTTTTTGTAGCCAAGAAGATTGGGGTCAGACAACCACACAGACGACAGAGGAGGCCATAACAGAAGAGGACTTGGAGCTtatcaaggagagagagaccaacatcaGACAGCTGGaggtcagtctgtttctctctgcctgtccccACCCCACCTCCTTCAATCTGAAATAGTGGTCATGTCCCTTATTATACCCGGTTCCCTACATTGTGAATAGGGTGCTGGTCCAAACTAATGCccaggggaatagggtgctggtCCAAACTAATGCccaggggaatagggtgctggtCCAAACTAATGCccaggggaatagggtgctggtCCAAACTAATGCCCAAACTAATGCCCAGGGGAATGCCCAGAGGGGGCTGGTCCAAACTAATGCccaggggaatagggtgctggtACAAACGAATGCccaggggaatagggtgctggtCCAAACGAATGCccaggggaatagggtgctggtCCAAACGAATGCccaggggaatagggtgctggtccaggggaatagggtgctggtCCAAACGAATGCccaggggaatagggtgctggtCCAAACGAATGCccaggggaatagggtgctggtCCAAACGAATGcccaggggaatagggtgcccttcaGGATGCAACCAGAGCCTGTGGACCAATGCTCatcacattttttacatttattttttatttaactaagcaagtctgttaagaacaaattcttattttacaatgactgccaAACCCTAACACGggcgacgttgggccaattgtgcccccaAACACATccggttgtaatacagcctggattctaaccagggtgtctgtagtgacgcctctagcactgagatgcagtgccttagacctctgcgccactcgggagcacatGGAATAAACAGGAATGCTTTACCTTTCTCATTGAGTTATGTGTTATTTCAGCGTTGCCTTTTTTATTGAGTTATATTGTGTCATTTCAGTCGGACATCTTGGATGTGAACCAGATCTTCAAGGATCTAGCAGTGATGATCCATGATCAGGGAGAGATGATTGGTGAGTCCCATCACTGTTGTAGTACTGGTGCCCAATCAGTACAGTGCCCAATCAGTACAGTGCCCAATCAGTACAGTGCCCAATCAGTACAATGCCCAATCAGTACAGTGCCCAATCAGTACAGTGCCCAATCAGTACAATGCCCAATCAGTACAGTGCCCAATCAGTACAGTGCCCAATCAGTACAGTGCCCAATCAGTACAGTGCCCAATCAGTTACTTCCTTCATAAAAACCACGTCTGAAACATGATTTGAACTCTCTAAAAAAAAATAACTGACCCCAAAACATCTGTATTatagtattcataccccttgacttattccacattttgttgttgcagcctgaattcaaaatatattaaatatacactgctcaaaaaaataaagggaacacttaaacaacacaatgtaactccaagtcaatcacacttctgtaaaatcaaactgtccacttaggaagcaacactgattgacaatacatttcacatgctgttgtgcaaatggaatagacaacaggtggaaattataggcaattagcaagacacccccaataaaggagtggttctgcaggtggtgaccacagaccacttctcagttcctatgcttcctggctgatgttttggtcacttttgaatgctggcggtgctttcactctagtggtagcatgagacgagtctacaacccacacaagtggctcaggtagtgcagctcatccaggatggaacatcgatgcgagctgtggcaagaaggtttgctgtgtctgtcagcgtagtgtccagagcatggaggcgctatcaggggacaggccagtacatcaggagacgtggaggagggcgcaggagggcaacaacccagcagcaggaccgctacctctgcctttgtgcaaggaggagcactgccagagccctgcaaaatgacctccagcaggccacaaatgtgcatgtgtctgctcaaacggtcagaaacagactccatgaggatggtatgagggcccgacgtccacaggtgggggttgtgcttacagcccaacaccgtgcaggacgtttggcatttgccagagaacaccaatattggcaaattcgccactggcgccctgtgctcttcacagatgaaagcaggttcacactgagcacgtgacagacgtgacagagtctggagacgccgtggagaacgttctgctgcctgcaacatcctccagcatgaccagtttggcggtgTGTCAGTCatggtggcatttctttgggggccgcacagccctccatgtgctcgccagagatagcctgactgccattaggtaccgagatgagatcctcagaccccttgtgagaccatatgctggtgcggttggccctgggttcctcctaatgcaagacaatgctagacctcatgtggctggagtgtgtcagcagttcctgcaagaggaaggcattgatgctatggactggcccgcgcgttccccagacctgaatccaattgagcacatctgggacatcatgtctcgctccatccaccaacgccacgttgcaccacagactgtccaggaattggcggatgctttagtccaggtctgggaggagatccctcaggagaccatccgccacctcatcaggagcatgcccaggcgttgtagggaggtcatacaggcacgtggaggccacacacactactaagcctcattttgacttgttttaaggacattacatcaaagttggatcagcctgtagtgtggttttccactttaattttgagtgtgactccaagtccagacctccatgggttgataaatttgatttccattgatactttttgtgtgattttgttgtcagcacattcaactatgtaaagaaaaaaagtatttaataagaatatttcattcattcagatctaggatgtgttattttagtgttccctttgtttttttgagcagtgtatatattttcttacccatctacacacaataccccataatggcaaaatgaaaatatgtttttagaaattgtagaaaatgtattaaaaattaaatacagaaatatctaatttacataagtattcacacctctgagtCAATAATTTATCTTTCTGGGtaaaacatttgcccattattctttaaaaaaattattcaacctgctgctgaaatgtgaattcatctctcagtgtctggtggaaagtagactgaacaaggctttcctctaggattttgtctgtgcttagatccattatgttaatttatttatcctgaaaaactccccagtccttaacgattacaagcattcccataacatgatgcagccaccactgtgcttgaaaatatgaagagtgatactcagtaatgtgttgtgttggatttgtcccaaacataacactttgtattttgGACAAAACGTGAATTGGTTTGCCACATTCtttgcaatattactttagtgccttgttgcaaacagaatgcgtgttttggaatatttgtgttctatacaggcttccttcttttcactcttgttaattaggttagtattgtggagtaactacaatattgttgatccatccagagttttctcctttcacagccattaaactgttttaaagtcaccattggcctcatggtgaattcGCTgactggtttccttcctctccggcaactgagttaggaaggacgcctataTATCtgtagagtgagtccatgcaacttatgtgacttgttaagcaattttttactcctgaacttatttaggcttgccataacaaaggagttgaatacttgttgactgaagacatttggaaaaatgttaaaaaaaacacaataccactttcacattatggggtattgtgtgtaggtccatgacacaaaatctcaatttaatcaattttaaattcaggctctaacacaacaaaatgtggaaaaagtcaaggggtgtgactaCGTTCTGAAGGCACGATACAtgtgtgtaaaaaaaataatctgCCGTACCTTAAGGCAGTAATAAGCTGAGCCAGTATGTCTGACCTTCTGTGTTTACACCACAGACAGCATAGAGGCCAACGTGGAGAGTGCTGAGGTCCACGTAGACCGAGGGACAGAACAGCTCCAGAGAGCCTCCTACTACCAGGTAAGACTGAATGTCACTGCGGCAGAGTAAGTGTGTGTCTGCTGCTAGCTAGCGATGACTGCCGACAAAATGAGGGAACCCATTACATTTCAATAGAAGGAAAGTGCATCACGGTGAACTGAGTTTGAACAAAGTGTGAACAGAACATTAAGTTGACAAAAGCTGAACATTATGCGAATTCCAGGCGATATCATAGCATGATATATAATGGTGTAACTGACCAATCGAGGATCGTTATAGCTTCCAGCCCGTGCTTGATTGGCTGTTGATGCCTtggagaagtgggtatactctAATTTTCTAAATGGCCTTCCCGGTGTAGGAAAGGGGTGTGAACAATTCGGAGAAACGGTGGCGTGTACTCTGAATGACCTAAATCATGGCAATGACCATGATATGGTCATGGACCATGATATCTAGAATGAAACAATAGGCTCAACCCTTATGGCTGATACGTTAGGCTAAGGGACCCGATAAGCACAGAGTTCAGAAAAAGCAGCTTACCgaccagagcctgggctcgaccccagagtctctggtggcacagcgtTACATGAGAACGGGATAGTTCCTGCACTTCACCTCAGCTAAAGGCTTGGATGCTACTTGCTGCTGAGATCAGCAACAAAGCGCTTTGCTGGAGGAGAGTTATGGGTAACAAAACAAGGCCTAGACTACATTTCTACGCTAATATTACTATTCTTGTATAACCTTTATTCTTTATTTTTTCAACAAAAGAAAataccccctttttctcctcaatttcgtggtatccaattgttagtagttactgtcttgtctcatcgctacaactcccgtacgggctcgggagagacgaaggtcgagagccatgcatcctccgaaacacaacccaaccaagccgcactgcttcttaacacagcgcacatccaacccggaagccagctgcaccaatgtgtcggaggaaacactgtgcacctggcaaccttggttagcgcgcactgcgcccggcccgccacaggagtcgctagtgcgcgatgagacaaatcaaatttaatttatatagcccttcgtacatcagctgatatctcaaagtgctgtacagaaacccagcctatttAATCTAGTGGGAATGGTGGCTACCTGTTcaagtcagggcctaaacctcaTAACCTGTCCCTTAAACTCTTCCGGTCCGGTGCTGAAACCTTTGAGCCGACTTTCGCCTGGTGCAACAAGCGCCGGGCCACATTATCTACCCTGGGTGCGGAATAATATAGGTTTCTTCTATGTTTTCACACTCGCACTTTTCACACCCATATATATTTGCCAAGTATTTTACTGACTTGCATTTGTGTAGGCTACGTTGTTCATGATTGATTCGCCGTGTACCCTCCacctacactactttgatacacGTCAGTGGGGATTGAGGAGTGAGTATAGACAAAGCCCACCGAAAAGAAAATGTGCGTATACGATGTAATACCCTCCGCTACACCACTGAGCACGACCTAGCATGCTGTGGGTTTGCTGCTTGATAAAAAGATCGCCCACATAGCGTTGAGCCGTCGTCATTCAATTAATCGGTGCCATGATGTTTTCTGCACATCGACTGTCACCAACCTACCATCCCTCTACTCTTTTTCTCCCCTCAGCAAAAGTCCCGTAAGAAGATGTGCATTCTGGCTATGGTCTTGTCCATAGTACTGACCATACTAGGCATCATCATCTGGCAAGCCACCAaatgagaagagagacagacaaccctcctctctttcacatCTTTATTTATTTCATTCCCCCACCCAACCTGAAACACCAGCCCGGGATGGATACTCACCCAACCTGAAACACCAGCCCGGGATGGATCCCCTCCAACCTGAAACACCAGCCCGGGATGGATCCCCTCCAACCTGAAACACCAGCCCGGGATGGATCCTCACCCAACCTGAAACACCAGCCCGGGATGGATCCCCTCCAACCTGAAACACCAGCCCGGGATGGATCCTCACCCAACCTGAAACACCAGCCCGGGATGGATCCTCACCCAACCTGAAACACCAGCCCGGGATGGATCCTCACCCAACCTGAAACACCAGCCCGGGATGGATCCTCACCCAACCTGAAACACCAGCCCGGGATGGATCCTCACCCAACCTGAAACACCAGCCCGGGATGGATCCTCACCCAACCTGAAACACCAGCCCGGGATGGATCCTCACCCAACCTGAAACACCAGCCCGGGATGGATCCTCACCCAACCTGAAACACCAGCCCGGGATGGATCCTCACCCAACCTGAAACACCAGCCCGGGCTGGATCCCCTCCAACCTGACACACCAGCCCGGGCTGGATGCCCGGAGCGATGCCCAGCTAGCTCACTGTTGCCAGGGTCAGGGGAGTGGCATCAGGGCAAAGCGATGGGTCTGGGATATGTAACCTGACACTCCCTACCGTAGCTCAAGGTCTCCAGCTAACCTCCTGTCTCAtttaccctgagacaaggcagtaGTATTTCTATTCAAATGAAGGAGAGTATTGGAGTGAAATGGGGCGGGAGAGTGTGGATTAATATAAAGATATTCTGTTTAATTCTACTTGTGATATTTACTACACTAACATTCATTGTATTTCCAGACACATAATACATCATTGTTGTTATATCATTGTTGATgaactattatatatatatatcaattggGGACGGACACCgatatggagaaaaaaaaataaaactgttgTTTTTGTAAATTCATCTCTGGGTTTTGTAGGGAGATAAATGATTTTGGTAACCTGTACATTTCCTGCACCTTTCTGGTATGTAAAACAGTTTAGAGTGCCACACTCCATTGAAGTTATAGGAGAGGTTTCCTGAACACAGATTGAGCCTCGATGGCGATTCTGCATTGAGCTTgcattttagtccaggactagtctTAATATGTGTCCGGGAAAACCACCCCATGGTCCTTATATTGCTCAGGTGAGATCAGGTTCTGATagtgaacctttttttttttttttttaattttaaatccAACTGTCTACATGATAATAACAAACTCTCTGGTCGTAATAAACACATTTATTAACACTGTTGAAGAGCAAACCTTTTAGCAGTTTCCAAAACACTGATTTAAGcttcaaattatttgtaattacgTTTCCGGCACCTTACCAACCATCCGCTcaattctttttttctttttatcATCCCGCGGTTCAAATCTAGTTTATAATCCCTGTCGTAGATGGTGTTGACTGGATACGATGACCATAGTTGTTGATGTGCTGTAAAACTTCATTTATGACTGATGTTCTCGTTATGATGCAATTCTTTTGTAATATATTACAATCTTGGACTATAAACCCATTATAATGACAATATTATATCTGTTAATTGCAACCATAgttttaaaaacaaaacaaaagtaaTTGTCAGCCTGTTTTATTGATATCTATGGCTTCTATCAATATGCTTAAATAAAAAATCTTAAATACAAGTTCCTTTTTGTGAGACTTTTTTGTCATGACTTTTCCTTCCAAATAGACAATAGTGTAAATATAATCACTGTTGTACCTTGTAAAGCTGTTTT
It includes:
- the stx12 gene encoding syntaxin-12 — its product is MSYSKADSYRTQPRDSNTLIQTCSSNIQKITQNTAQIKSMVNQLGTRQDTSQLQDRLQHIQHFTNQLAKETNKHLKDLGSVSLSSAPSEQRQQKIQKDRLMNEFSAALNNFQAVQRQAAQKEKESVARARAGSRLSAEDGASEEQLVSFDNQEDWGQTTTQTTEEAITEEDLELIKERETNIRQLESDILDVNQIFKDLAVMIHDQGEMIDSIEANVESAEVHVDRGTEQLQRASYYQQKSRKKMCILAMVLSIVLTILGIIIWQATK